Genomic segment of Gammaproteobacteria bacterium:
CGGCGGCACAGGTGCGCGGCCGCGCGCTGGTGCTCGGCAATGCCGCGCACAGTCTCAGTCCGATTGCGGCGCAGGGATTCAATTTGTCGTTGCGCGACGTGGCGGCCCTGGTGGACGTGCTCGGCGGTGCCGCAAAACAGGGTGCCGACATCGGCGCTGCGTCGCTGCTCGCCGCGTACGTCAAAAGCCGGCGCCGCGATCAAACCGGTACGGCCGTATTCACGGATTTGCTGACGCGCACCTTCTCCAATCCCCTGCAGTCCGTTGCGTTCGCCCGTAATGCCGGCCTCATGGGACTGGAATTGCTGCCTTTTCTGCGGCGGCAATTTCTGCGCCGCGGTGCCGGCCTGGCCGGCATGCGCGCGCGCATCACGCGTGAAACCGGACCGGCATGAAACAGGAATTTGATGTCATCATCGTGGGCGCCGGTGTCGTAGGTGCGACGCTCGCGGCCGCGCTCTGCGACAGCGGCCTGCGCATCGCGATTCTGGATGCGCGCGAGCCGCCGCGCTTTGATGCGCAGGGCGAGTGGGATCTGCGTGTGTTTGCGCTCTCGCCGGGTTCGCAGCAGCTGCTCGACGCGGTCGGGGCCTGGAAGTCAATTCCGGCCAGCCGCGTGTGCGCTTACACGGCAATGCAGGTGTGGGATGCAACCGGTCGCGGGCAAATCAAGTTTGATTGTGCCGAAGTGGGGGAAGAGGCGCTGGGCTACATAGTCGAAAACCGGCTGCTCCAGCATGCGTTGTGGCAGCGGTTGGAACAGGCAGGTAACCTCACGGCCATTCATCCCGCCAAGCCTGAAGCCGTGCATTTCGATTCGCAGCATGTTGCGCTGAGCTTGGAAGGCGGCGAGCGGTTGCACGCGCGCCTTCTGGTGGCGGCGGACGGCGCCGAATCGGCGGTGCGCAAGTTGGCCGGCATCGAAACCAAGGGTGCGAGTTATCGGCAGCAGGCCGTGGTCGCGCACCTGTCGACGCAAAAACCGCATTGCAACACGGCGCGGCAACGCTTCCTGCCGGGCGGGCCGCTGGCGCTGCTGCCGCTGGCCGACGGGC
This window contains:
- a CDS encoding UbiH/UbiF/VisC/COQ6 family ubiquinone biosynthesis hydroxylase, yielding MKQEFDVIIVGAGVVGATLAAALCDSGLRIAILDAREPPRFDAQGEWDLRVFALSPGSQQLLDAVGAWKSIPASRVCAYTAMQVWDATGRGQIKFDCAEVGEEALGYIVENRLLQHALWQRLEQAGNLTAIHPAKPEAVHFDSQHVALSLEGGERLHARLLVAADGAESAVRKLAGIETKGASYRQQAVVAHLSTQKPHCNTARQRFLPGGPLALLPLADGRVSLVWSLDDARAGEVRALNDAQFCAAITEASEHVLGDITGTTKRTAFPLQRLRARTYVRPRLALIGDAAHAVHPLAGQGMNLGLLDAAALSAVIHAAVACERDIGDLAVLRRYERARKGDNLAMIVALDGFKRLFGNDIRPVALLRNAGLNAVDRFTPLKSAFMRRAMGLNAKFRPLTRM